A region of Salvia splendens isolate huo1 chromosome 17, SspV2, whole genome shotgun sequence DNA encodes the following proteins:
- the LOC121773634 gene encoding cytochrome P450 71A1-like, protein MMSLILFFFSLPIILILYFQTQKPKNGNKLIPPGQPGLPLIGNLHQIDGQFQYKYFQRLSKQYGHVMFLNLGIRHLIVISTAEAVKEITKSNDAIFSSRPSFVAAKRLSYNHLDIGFSSYNDTWREMRKISNLHLFSSKQVQSFHPIFRDEVSKMMEKIARDASSSTVVNFTDTTMSLLTNIFSRIAFGKIYGKDRFMDLLHETQPILGGFFMEDYFPWLRWIDRLSGMTAKLDKNFHNLDLFYQELIEEHMNPNRPKSMDGDFIDIMLRIKENGSSSFAPTINHIKGVLMDLVTGGSDTTAIALEWTMTALMEKPLVMKKLQEEIRRFGGKKDMINKQDIEKLSYLRAVVKEGLRMYPPAPLLVPRETTNKCSVNGYEIEGGSMVFINAWAIGRDPATWENADEFMPERFLEGGQNPELITFGFGRRGCPGMGMAIAELELALANLVYKFNWEFPKEEDIDLECKPRATLLRKKNALRLIAKVVM, encoded by the exons ATGATGtcacttattttattcttcttctctcttcccATAATTTTGATTCTCTACTTCCAAACACAAAAACCTAAAAATGGCAACAAACTCATACCACCGGGCCAACCGGGGTTGCCGTTGATCGGCAATCTCCACCAAATCGACGGCCAGTTTCAATACAAGTACTTCCAGCGCCTCTCGAAGCAATACGGCCACGTCATGTTCCTCAACCTCGGAATCCGACACCTCATTGTGATTTCCACGGCAGAAGCAGTGAAAGAGATTACGAAATCTAACGATGCCATTTTCTCAAGCCGACCTTCTTTTGTCGCCGCGAAGAGGCTGTCATATAACCACCTAGACATCGGGTTTTCATCCTACAACGACACGTGGAGGGAGATGAGGAAGATCTCCAACCTCCATCTCTTTAGCTCCAAGCAAGTTCAATCATTTCACCCCATTTTCAGAGATGAAGTGAgcaagatgatggagaagatTGCTAGAGATGCCTCTTCTTCCACCGTCGTCAATTTCACTGATACCACGATGTCACTTTTAACTAATATCTTCTCCAGGATTGCGTTTGGGAAGATCTATGGAAAGGATCGTTTCATGGATCTTCTTCATGAAACTCAACCCATACTTGGAGGGTTTTTTATGGAGGATTACTTTCCTTGGCTTCGATGGATTGATAGGCTCTCTGGAATGACTGCAAAGCTTGATAAGAATTTTCACAACTTGGATTTATTTTATCAAGAACTGATTGAAGAACATATGAATCCGAATAGGCCAAAATCTATGGATGGTGACTTCATCGATATTATGTTAAGGATTAAAGAAAATGGATCCTCTTCCTTTGCTCCTACAATAAACCACATCAAAGGTGTATTAATG GATTTGGTAACCGGAGGCAGCGACACGACAGCAATTGCTCTAGAGTGGACAATGACGGCATTGATGGAGAAGCCTTTGGTGATGAAGAAGTTGCAAGAGGAGATAAGGCGGTTTGGCGGAAAGAAAGATATGATCAATAAACAAGACATAGAGAAACTTTCATATTTGAGGGCGGTTGTAAAAGAGGGTTTGAGAATGTATCCACCAGCTCCACTTTTAGTGCCAAGAGAGACTACTAATAAGTGTAGTGTAAATGGTTATGAAATTGAAGGCGGAAGTATGGTGTTTATCAATGCTTGGGCTATTGGAAGAGATCCCGCCACGTGGGAAAACGCTGATGAGTTCATGCCGGAGAGGTTCTTGGAGGGCGGTCAGAATCCAGAGTTGATTACCTTTGGATTCGGGAGGAGAGGGTGTCCGGGAATGGGAATGGCGATTGCCGAGCTGGAACTTGCATTGGCAAATCTTGTATACAAATTTAATTGGGAATTTCCCAAGGAAGAGGATATTGATTTGGAGTGTAAGCCTCGAGCAACACTACTGCGTAAGAAGAATGCTCTTCGTCTTATTGCCAAGGTTGTCATGTAA